In Miscanthus floridulus cultivar M001 chromosome 5, ASM1932011v1, whole genome shotgun sequence, one genomic interval encodes:
- the LOC136451792 gene encoding transcription factor bHLH162-like yields MDVKRNCSSSTPSAEGSRRRKASNNNSSGTSTAAVERKEIERKRRQHMKSLCLKLASLIPKEHSSKDTMTQQDSLDEAAAYIKKLKKRVDELQQKRSSAQLSAAKRGGGSCGGGASTSAGTSSGGGAGSEKANEEAAMVVAPVVEVRHHHDGSSLDVVLISGVERPFKLHEVVTVLEEEGAEIVNANFSISGHRIFYTIHSRAFSSRIGIEVSRVSERLRALV; encoded by the exons ATGGATGTGAAGAGGAACTGCAGTAGCAGTACACCATCAGCAGAAGGTAGTAGGAGACGAAAAGCGAGCAACAACAATAGCAGCGGCAcatcgacggcggcggtggagaggaAGGAGATCGAGAGGAAGAGGAGGCAACACATGAAGAGCCTCTGCCTCAAGCTCGCCTCGCTCATCCCCAAAGAACACTCCTCCAAG GATACGATGACGCAGCAGGATAGCCTGGACGAAGCTGCTGCGTACATCAAAAAGCTCAAGAAAAGGGTGGACGAGCTGCAGCAGAAGAGGAGCTCTGCCCAGCTCTCGGCTGCCAAGAGAGGAGGAGGtagttgtggtggtggagcctCGACATCGGCAGGgacgagcagcggcggcggcgccgggtcAGAAAAAGCCAACGAGGAGGCGGCCATGGTGGTGGCGCCGGTGGTGGAGGTCCGGCACCATCACGACGGGTCGAGCCTGGACGTGGTGCTCATCAGCGGTGTGGAGCGGCCGTTCAAGCTGCACGAGGTGGTCACCGTGCTGGAGGAAGAAGGTGCCGAGATCGTCAACGCCAACTTCTCCATCTCCGGCCACAGAATCTTCTACACCATCCACTCCCGG GCCTTTAGCTCAAGAATCGGCATAGAGGTATCCAGAGTTTCTGAAAGACTAAGAGCATTGGTTTGA